In Alkalihalobacterium alkalinitrilicum, a genomic segment contains:
- a CDS encoding efflux RND transporter permease subunit, giving the protein MKHNMNIAKLSVLRPVAMGMVICLVIILGIVSLKDLSVDLFPELSFPIVAVTASYEGAGPEEIEQIITQPIEEMMSSLPNVESVTSTSRTGGALILVAFDWGTDMDFATLNMRERIDMIREALPNEVPTPQVLRFDPSLLPIVQLAVSAPDGNIIEARKLAENDIRPMLDSVDGVASVQIEGGTEQEIQLIVDPNRLTAYGLSITDLQQIIASENLNLPGGQLQDFNLNLPIRVTGQFTSIYDIKTLPIPTKEGAIPLSEIVDVVETLKPTTQVSYLNGQPSVGISILKATGTNTVAVARNINQQIETLEELLPSGVQIRSIFDQSRFIEQSIRAVAWNIVLGSLLAGIVLYLFLRNIRSTMIIGFSIPISIITTFLFMYFSGQTLNVLTLGGLALGVGMMVDNAIVILENIYRLRQDGLSIKEAAIEGTSEIGGAIIASTLTTVVVFLPIIFVEGLAAQLFKPLALTVAFSLLASLFTALIIVPLLSSTLMKVNEETSFFQEGFQRLTSFYKKMLIKALKRPKTVMITSFSLFALSFAGIPFIGTEFLPAQDQSFISVDARLPAGSSLESTQDVADEIEERIKHLSEIDLIYVTVGGTDNFTVGAGSQTNRASYSILLHEPNKRTKSDLTIAEEIRNLVEDIPGAEISVSASDTGFAENPISITIKGQDLQTLHHLSHKAIELISTVDGVREPSSNFTVGSPEITVTIDRDRAANYGIGSAQIASAVNNATRGMVASRLARGGEELDVRLVVEERYTASIEELGQLLIDAPSGERIPLDAVATIARDQGPSTIRRADRLREVTVSASILNRDLGSVINDIEAVLKEELAPLLPTGYRISFGGQNEQMNDAFFKLAGAIALAIVLVYMVMAARFESLFYPFIIMFSVPITMIGIIVGLLVTFQPFGVGSLVGILILTGIVVNNAIVLVDYINTLKQKGLSSFDAIVEAGPIRLRPILMTALTTILGLIPLTLGFGEGTEVQQPMAIVIVFGLSFATFITLILIPVIYYVFDLRKERKLLKKQEMLT; this is encoded by the coding sequence GTGAAACATAACATGAATATTGCTAAACTATCTGTTCTGAGACCAGTAGCGATGGGTATGGTCATTTGCCTAGTCATCATACTCGGTATCGTTTCTTTAAAAGATTTATCTGTTGATTTATTTCCTGAGCTTAGCTTCCCTATCGTTGCAGTTACCGCTTCTTATGAAGGAGCTGGTCCTGAAGAAATTGAACAAATTATTACACAACCTATCGAAGAAATGATGTCTAGTTTGCCAAATGTAGAATCGGTGACTTCTACTTCAAGAACAGGTGGTGCGCTGATTCTTGTAGCGTTTGATTGGGGTACAGATATGGATTTTGCGACATTAAATATGCGCGAGCGAATTGATATGATTAGGGAAGCGTTACCGAATGAAGTGCCAACACCTCAAGTTCTTCGATTTGACCCAAGTCTTCTGCCAATCGTCCAACTAGCTGTAAGTGCACCTGACGGGAATATTATTGAAGCTAGGAAATTAGCTGAAAACGATATAAGACCCATGTTGGATTCAGTAGATGGAGTCGCTTCCGTTCAAATTGAAGGTGGTACTGAACAAGAAATTCAACTCATCGTCGACCCTAATCGTTTAACCGCATATGGATTATCTATCACGGATCTCCAACAAATAATTGCGAGTGAAAACTTAAATTTGCCTGGTGGACAACTTCAAGACTTTAACTTAAATTTACCGATACGAGTGACAGGGCAATTTACTTCCATTTATGACATTAAAACGTTACCAATTCCGACAAAAGAAGGGGCGATCCCTTTATCTGAAATCGTTGATGTCGTTGAAACATTAAAACCAACCACACAAGTTAGTTATTTAAACGGTCAACCGAGTGTAGGAATTTCTATTTTAAAAGCAACGGGCACCAACACCGTTGCGGTTGCAAGAAATATTAATCAACAAATAGAAACGCTAGAAGAGTTACTTCCATCGGGAGTTCAAATTCGGTCGATCTTTGATCAAAGTCGTTTTATTGAACAATCGATCCGTGCTGTAGCGTGGAATATAGTACTAGGAAGTCTTCTAGCTGGTATAGTCCTTTATTTATTTTTACGGAATATAAGAAGCACAATGATTATTGGATTTTCAATTCCAATTTCTATTATTACGACCTTTTTGTTTATGTATTTTAGTGGACAAACCTTGAATGTCCTTACACTTGGGGGGCTTGCTCTCGGTGTTGGAATGATGGTTGATAATGCAATTGTTATTTTAGAAAATATTTACCGGCTCAGACAAGATGGTCTCTCAATTAAAGAAGCTGCGATTGAAGGGACAAGTGAAATTGGTGGGGCAATTATCGCTTCTACCCTCACTACTGTCGTTGTTTTTTTACCCATCATTTTTGTAGAAGGATTAGCTGCACAGTTATTTAAACCACTCGCTTTAACTGTCGCCTTTTCTCTATTAGCATCATTATTTACAGCACTTATCATTGTGCCATTATTATCTTCTACTCTTATGAAAGTAAATGAGGAAACGTCCTTCTTTCAGGAAGGCTTTCAAAGGTTAACATCGTTTTATAAAAAAATGTTAATCAAAGCGTTAAAACGACCCAAGACGGTCATGATCACTTCATTCAGTTTATTTGCCCTTTCTTTTGCCGGCATTCCGTTTATAGGGACTGAATTTCTTCCAGCTCAAGATCAAAGTTTTATTAGTGTTGACGCTAGACTTCCAGCAGGAAGTTCCCTTGAAAGTACACAGGATGTAGCAGATGAAATAGAAGAAAGAATAAAACACCTTTCTGAAATTGACTTAATTTATGTCACTGTTGGGGGTACAGACAATTTTACGGTCGGTGCGGGTTCGCAGACGAACCGGGCTTCATATAGTATTTTGTTACATGAACCTAACAAGCGAACAAAGAGTGATTTAACCATTGCCGAAGAGATCCGCAATCTTGTAGAAGACATACCAGGTGCTGAAATCTCAGTATCTGCTAGTGATACTGGATTTGCCGAAAATCCAATATCAATAACTATTAAGGGGCAAGATTTACAAACATTACACCATTTGTCTCATAAGGCTATTGAGCTCATTTCTACGGTTGACGGTGTGCGTGAGCCATCTTCTAATTTCACCGTCGGAAGTCCTGAAATTACAGTAACGATCGACAGAGATCGCGCCGCGAATTATGGAATAGGTAGTGCGCAGATTGCAAGTGCAGTAAATAATGCCACAAGAGGGATGGTAGCTTCACGATTAGCGAGAGGTGGGGAGGAACTCGATGTTCGATTAGTCGTAGAAGAGCGTTATACGGCTTCTATTGAAGAACTTGGCCAATTGTTGATCGATGCTCCTTCGGGAGAACGAATTCCTCTAGACGCAGTAGCTACGATTGCTAGAGACCAAGGTCCGAGCACGATACGACGAGCAGACCGTCTCAGGGAAGTAACCGTGTCGGCCTCCATCTTAAATAGAGATTTAGGAAGTGTCATTAACGATATTGAAGCCGTATTGAAAGAAGAACTCGCACCACTCCTTCCTACCGGGTACCGAATTAGCTTTGGGGGTCAAAACGAACAAATGAACGATGCGTTCTTTAAATTGGCTGGCGCAATCGCTCTTGCTATCGTATTAGTCTATATGGTAATGGCTGCACGATTTGAATCTTTATTTTATCCGTTTATTATTATGTTTAGTGTTCCGATCACTATGATTGGGATCATCGTTGGATTGTTAGTAACATTTCAACCCTTTGGTGTTGGATCATTAGTAGGAATATTAATTTTAACAGGCATTGTCGTTAATAATGCCATTGTATTAGTCGATTATATTAATACTTTAAAGCAAAAAGGGCTCTCTAGTTTTGATGCGATCGTGGAAGCTGGTCCAATACGTTTACGCCCCATACTCATGACGGCACTAACGACAATACTCGGGCTCATTCCGCTAACTTTAGGGTTCGGTGAAGGAACAGAAGTTCAACAACCGATGGCAATCGTCATCGTATTCGGTTTAAGTTTTGCAACATTCATTACATTGATTTTAATTCCAGTCATTTACTACGTCTTTGATTTGCGTAAAGAAAGAAAGCTGTTAAAAAAACAAGAAATGTTAACTTGA
- a CDS encoding efflux RND transporter periplasmic adaptor subunit encodes MIKYIFNRFTVFVFLIVFFVGCGTDDITSDSTERQSLLVSVEQAEQSTIRQSLELNGQMIPKDQVPLFTVTPLEVKNVHKSVGDTVKKGELLVTLDTELAREQVNQAKNAVAELEKTLEQARELNRTAQNEIKQLQTLQQEMQQSLNTTRSTLENLDEENADVALLEFIRSSLELSLKQAELSQAAGNLQQIPAINTMELEIQLETAKQNVRQAEKGLQATELTAPITGIIAQMEVTVGQMAVPNSPIAVIVNLDPVIAMFSANSFQISKLQQGMDVDITINGLNETFPNSITTVSPVINPQTNTFTVEAELENPDLLIKGGMRATAMVDLGTIDEAIVIPIDSVLYEDNKAYVYKVADTSVVRQSVELGSREGNLIEVLEGIEVNDSVVTTGKERLTEGAQITIRSE; translated from the coding sequence ATGATTAAATATATATTTAATCGATTCACAGTTTTCGTTTTTCTCATTGTCTTCTTTGTAGGTTGTGGTACAGATGATATTACGAGTGATAGTACCGAAAGACAATCCTTGTTAGTATCTGTAGAACAAGCGGAACAATCAACCATTCGGCAGTCATTAGAATTAAATGGACAAATGATCCCTAAAGATCAAGTCCCTCTTTTTACTGTTACACCGCTAGAAGTCAAAAATGTACATAAAAGTGTTGGTGACACTGTAAAAAAAGGTGAATTGTTAGTCACGCTAGATACAGAGTTAGCAAGAGAACAAGTGAATCAAGCAAAAAATGCGGTCGCCGAATTGGAAAAAACGCTTGAACAAGCTAGAGAGTTAAATCGGACAGCGCAAAATGAAATAAAACAATTACAAACTCTTCAACAAGAAATGCAACAATCGTTAAATACAACAAGAAGCACTCTTGAAAATCTTGATGAAGAAAATGCTGATGTTGCCTTGCTTGAATTTATTCGTAGTTCTTTAGAGTTAAGTTTAAAGCAAGCGGAGCTTTCTCAAGCAGCTGGAAATCTTCAACAAATACCTGCGATTAATACAATGGAACTAGAAATCCAACTCGAAACCGCTAAGCAGAATGTCCGACAGGCCGAAAAAGGGTTACAAGCCACCGAATTGACTGCACCCATCACAGGTATTATTGCTCAAATGGAGGTCACTGTTGGACAAATGGCTGTCCCTAATTCTCCCATCGCAGTCATTGTTAATTTAGATCCTGTTATTGCTATGTTTTCTGCAAACAGTTTTCAAATATCTAAACTTCAGCAAGGTATGGATGTAGATATTACGATTAACGGGCTCAATGAAACGTTTCCGAATTCTATTACAACAGTATCTCCTGTCATTAATCCACAAACGAATACGTTTACGGTTGAAGCTGAGTTAGAAAACCCTGACCTTTTGATAAAAGGTGGAATGCGTGCGACAGCAATGGTTGATTTAGGCACAATTGATGAAGCCATAGTCATTCCAATCGATAGTGTTTTATATGAAGATAATAAAGCCTATGTGTATAAAGTAGCTGATACATCTGTCGTTCGCCAATCGGTCGAACTCGGATCACGGGAAGGAAATCTAATTGAAGTACTTGAGGGAATTGAAGTAAATGATTCGGTTGTCACAACTGGAAAAGAACGTTTAACAGAAGGTGCACAAATTACGATACGAAGCGAGTGA
- the spxA gene encoding transcriptional regulator SpxA: MVTLLTSPSCTSCRKAKAWLEEHDIPFQERNIFAAPLSIDEVKEVVRMTEDGTDEIISTRSKVFQDLDVEVEALPLQTLFKLISENPGLLRRPIIFDDKRLQVGYNEAEIRRFLPRKVRTFHLLEAQKMVN, from the coding sequence ATGGTAACCCTATTAACATCACCGAGTTGTACATCTTGTAGGAAAGCTAAAGCTTGGTTAGAAGAACATGACATTCCTTTTCAGGAACGAAATATTTTTGCCGCACCACTATCCATTGATGAAGTGAAAGAGGTCGTAAGAATGACTGAGGATGGAACGGATGAAATTATTTCAACACGTTCTAAAGTCTTTCAAGATCTTGATGTTGAAGTAGAGGCTTTACCGCTTCAAACTTTATTTAAGTTAATCAGTGAAAACCCAGGTTTACTTCGTCGTCCAATTATTTTTGACGATAAAAGGTTACAAGTTGGATATAACGAGGCTGAAATTCGTCGATTCTTACCAAGGAAGGTTAGAACGTTCCACTTATTAGAAGCACAAAAGATGGTCAACTAA
- a CDS encoding TerC family protein: MDMDFIISLLTIIGIDIILGGDNAIVVALACRNLPKEQRNKAIILGISLALFIRIALTLVAVQLLQIPYLLAIGGALLIYIAYDLISQMDNEHNVHSGSNIFSAVKAILIADFIMGVDNVIAVAGAAHGYPALVIFGLIISVPIIILGSKLILYFFERFPFVIYIGAGILAFTAGRMITHEEQLAPLFESHPIITIIFQAAVIIGVLLTGFFKQRGLLSYFYTKY, encoded by the coding sequence ATGGATATGGATTTTATAATTTCCCTATTAACCATCATTGGTATTGATATCATTTTAGGTGGAGATAATGCGATTGTTGTTGCTCTTGCTTGTCGTAATCTCCCAAAAGAACAGCGCAACAAAGCTATCATTCTCGGTATCAGCTTAGCTCTATTTATTCGTATCGCATTAACCCTTGTAGCCGTTCAACTTCTTCAAATCCCTTATTTACTTGCGATTGGTGGTGCTTTGTTAATTTATATCGCTTACGATCTCATTTCTCAAATGGACAATGAACATAATGTACATAGTGGGTCCAATATATTTAGTGCAGTTAAGGCTATTCTCATTGCAGACTTTATTATGGGTGTAGATAATGTCATTGCAGTTGCTGGAGCTGCGCATGGGTATCCAGCACTTGTCATTTTCGGCTTAATCATTTCTGTACCTATTATTATCTTAGGTAGTAAACTGATCCTCTATTTCTTTGAGAGATTTCCATTTGTTATTTACATTGGTGCAGGTATTCTTGCTTTTACAGCTGGAAGAATGATCACTCATGAAGAACAGCTAGCACCTTTGTTCGAGAGCCATCCAATTATTACTATTATTTTTCAAGCAGCTGTCATTATCGGTGTTCTTTTAACAGGCTTTTTTAAACAACGCGGGTTATTATCATACTTCTATACAAAATATTAA